The following are encoded together in the Oceanobacillus zhaokaii genome:
- a CDS encoding carbohydrate ABC transporter permease: MKLKLANHTLLIIGAFIMIVPFIWMILTSLKTFSETMQVPPTILPEEFKFDNYLNVFASVDFLKYYMNTIFLTLGRTLVQLFLCSLAAFAFARMEFPGKNTIFILILSVLMVPMQVILIPNYGILTQLGWIDTFYALIVPGMFSAFGVFLLRQFFMGIPKELDEAATMDGCSFFGIYWRIILPNATPALIALGIFTILAAWNDFLWPLIMTSSEDMRVLSVGIAAFQGQYSTDYPLLMAGAVMSTIPMLIMFIFLQKHLVTGIALQGVRR; encoded by the coding sequence ATGAAATTAAAACTAGCCAATCATACACTGCTGATTATCGGCGCTTTTATCATGATTGTTCCATTTATATGGATGATTCTAACGTCGCTGAAAACATTTTCAGAAACGATGCAAGTGCCTCCAACGATTTTGCCGGAGGAATTCAAGTTTGATAACTATCTTAATGTCTTCGCAAGTGTAGACTTTCTGAAATATTATATGAATACGATATTTTTGACCTTAGGACGGACGCTGGTTCAATTATTCTTATGTTCGCTGGCAGCATTTGCTTTTGCGCGGATGGAGTTTCCAGGAAAGAATACGATTTTCATCTTAATTCTGTCTGTTTTGATGGTTCCTATGCAGGTTATTTTAATTCCAAACTATGGAATTTTGACACAGCTGGGATGGATTGATACTTTCTATGCTTTGATTGTTCCGGGAATGTTTAGTGCATTTGGTGTTTTTCTGCTGCGACAGTTCTTTATGGGAATTCCGAAAGAGCTGGACGAGGCTGCGACAATGGATGGCTGTTCATTCTTCGGCATCTACTGGAGAATCATCCTTCCAAATGCCACTCCTGCGTTAATTGCACTGGGAATCTTTACAATCCTTGCAGCATGGAACGACTTTTTATGGCCACTTATTATGACAAGCTCAGAGGATATGCGGGTATTATCTGTTGGAATAGCAGCATTTCAGGGGCAATATTCAACTGACTATCCATTGCTTATGGCAGGTGCAGTAATGTCTACGATTCCGATGCTGATCATGTTTATTTTCCTGCAGAAACATCTTGTTACTGGAATTGCATTGCAAGGGGTTAGAAGGTAA
- a CDS encoding carbohydrate ABC transporter permease, with translation MSTASVLKKSKSNAAVKNKRKKRFNREAFWAYLFILPTLLGLAVFYMFPAVASFLLSFTRWDGLTAPTYVGLENVITLFQDSSFIRAIVNTLIFTAVSVPLSAAFATVIAIMLNQKIKGMVFYRTLYFLPVVTMPVAVGMVWKWLYNTDYGLINYVLGIFNLPQPSWLFDPNIALFSVILVYVWMTVGNNVILILAGLQGVSKTYYEAAEIDGASKIRQFFSITLPLITPTLFFVFITGMISSLQVFDLIFIMIGDSTALLEPLRTVVYAVYEYGFEYSQMGIASAQAFLLFIAILAITIIQFVFQKKWVHYDG, from the coding sequence ATGAGTACTGCATCCGTTTTGAAGAAAAGCAAGAGTAATGCTGCAGTGAAAAATAAAAGGAAAAAGCGGTTCAACCGTGAAGCATTCTGGGCCTACTTGTTCATTTTGCCAACATTATTAGGACTCGCTGTATTCTATATGTTTCCTGCAGTAGCATCCTTTCTTTTATCATTTACAAGATGGGACGGACTAACTGCACCTACATATGTCGGATTAGAAAATGTCATCACATTGTTTCAAGACTCATCATTTATCCGTGCAATAGTCAACACCCTAATCTTCACTGCAGTATCTGTTCCTTTGTCAGCTGCTTTTGCGACAGTCATCGCGATAATGCTGAATCAAAAAATTAAAGGGATGGTCTTTTATAGAACATTATATTTCCTGCCAGTTGTTACGATGCCAGTCGCTGTGGGGATGGTTTGGAAATGGCTTTACAATACAGATTACGGCTTGATCAATTATGTTTTGGGGATTTTTAATCTACCTCAGCCTTCCTGGTTGTTTGATCCAAATATTGCGTTGTTCTCCGTAATCCTAGTATATGTCTGGATGACTGTCGGAAATAATGTCATCCTGATTCTTGCTGGTCTTCAAGGTGTTTCAAAAACATACTATGAAGCCGCAGAAATTGATGGTGCATCAAAGATAAGACAATTTTTCAGCATTACATTGCCATTGATTACACCAACATTATTCTTCGTCTTCATCACTGGAATGATTAGTTCGCTTCAGGTGTTTGACCTTATTTTTATCATGATTGGGGATAGTACTGCCCTGTTGGAACCATTGCGAACAGTTGTATATGCCGTTTACGAGTATGGATTTGAATACTCACAAATGGGGATAGCATCTGCTCAGGCATTCTTATTGTTCATTGCAATATTAGCAATTACCATCATTCAGTTTGTTTTCCAGAAGAAGTGGGTTCATTATGATGGTTAA
- a CDS encoding ROK family protein, which yields MEESKDLAIGLDLGGTKILAALISRQGEILGEFECKTSAGEKRDAAANILFAINSLLADTAADRNRIIGIGVASAGIIDSEQKIIHYAKNIGLKNFPIGTLLEDNLQLPVRLSNDANAAAVGEWIWGAGRGKQNVIYITVSTGVGSGIISNGQLITGIHDSAGEFGHITISHDGILCECGNRGCLEKYASGTAINERANQLLKNGETSSLLSIIEKGLVVTNKEIDAAAKQGDLFSIRLLKEAGEYLGMGVISLIHLFNTEAVVLGGGVMNMAAFILPSIKETVAKYGIPKMVNGVEIKESALGNKAGVIGAAGLFYLNNDAQVTMN from the coding sequence ATGGAAGAATCAAAGGATTTGGCGATTGGTCTGGACTTGGGAGGAACAAAAATTCTTGCAGCCCTTATATCCAGACAGGGAGAAATACTTGGTGAGTTTGAATGTAAGACATCCGCTGGGGAAAAACGTGATGCAGCTGCCAATATTCTATTTGCGATAAATAGCCTGCTAGCGGACACAGCAGCTGACAGAAACAGAATTATTGGCATTGGCGTGGCGAGTGCTGGGATTATTGATTCGGAGCAAAAGATTATCCATTATGCGAAGAATATCGGGTTAAAAAATTTCCCTATCGGAACCTTGCTGGAAGACAATTTACAATTGCCGGTCAGGCTCTCTAATGATGCAAATGCAGCAGCTGTTGGAGAATGGATATGGGGAGCTGGTAGGGGAAAACAAAATGTTATCTATATCACGGTTAGTACTGGTGTCGGTTCAGGAATTATCAGCAATGGGCAATTAATTACAGGAATTCATGACAGTGCTGGAGAATTCGGGCATATTACCATCAGCCATGACGGTATATTATGTGAATGCGGCAACAGGGGCTGTCTAGAAAAATACGCATCAGGCACCGCAATTAATGAGCGAGCGAACCAGCTGCTTAAAAACGGTGAAACAAGCAGCTTGCTTTCTATTATCGAAAAAGGATTGGTTGTCACGAACAAAGAAATTGACGCAGCTGCAAAACAGGGGGATTTATTTTCTATTCGATTGCTGAAGGAGGCTGGAGAATACTTAGGAATGGGAGTAATCAGTCTAATTCATTTATTCAACACAGAAGCTGTTGTTTTGGGCGGCGGGGTTATGAATATGGCAGCGTTCATTTTACCTTCCATAAAAGAAACAGTTGCTAAATATGGAATACCGAAAATGGTTAATGGTGTTGAAATCAAAGAGTCAGCACTCGGCAACAAAGCAGGTGTGATCGGTGCGGCAGGTCTGTTCTATCTGAATAATGATGCGCAAGTGACAATGAATTAA